Below is a window of Halomicrobium mukohataei DSM 12286 DNA.
CAACGCCGACGGCCTCGTTCCCGAGGGCTGCGTGGCCGTCGAGATCGGTGGCCGGCAGCGGCTGCTCGACGTAGGAGACGCCCAGCGGGGCGAACGCCTCGAACGCCCGCCGGGCGCTGTCTCGGTCCCACGCGCCGTTGGCGTCGACTCTGATCGTCACGTCGTCTCCGACGGCAGCACGGACCGACCGCACGCGCTCGACGTCGTCTTCGACCGAGCGTACGCCGGCTTTCAGCTTCAGGCAGTCGAACCCGTCGTCGACTGCCGCTCTGGCCGCCCGCGTCGTCTCTGCGACGCTCTCGTCGCCGACCGTCGCGTTCACCGGCACCGAACCGGTCTCGGCGTCCGGATCGAACCACCGAGCGAGGGCCACGCCGTCGGCGCGGGCGTCGGCGTCGAGCAACGCCGTCGCGATGCCGTGGCGCGCCGCCGGCACCGTCGCCGCGTCCAGTTCCAGCAACGCCGCGCTGTGGCCACGCTCCGCGTAGGTCTCCAGTGCCGTCGTCAGCGCCGCCTCACAGTCGTCGAGTGACTCCGTCCAGCCGGGCAACGGCGTCGCCTCGCCGACGCCGACCGCTCCGCGGTGCTCGAACCCGACGACGAATCCCTCTCGGGACTCGATCCGGCCGTGGGCAGTCGACAGCGGCGTCGCGAGCGGGAGCGTAAATCGGTTCAGTGTCATGCTGTCAGTGCGAGGCCGAGGGCGAACAGTACCGAGTGGGCGAACACCGTCTGGCCGACCCGTTCGAGGGCCGGATTGAGCGCCTCTCCGTCGGTGCGACGCAGGACCGTCTTCGACACGGAGACCGCAAGCGGCAGCGAGAGGAGCGGGGCCAGCGCCGGGAGACCGAACGCGCCGTCGAGAGCGAAGCCGATCGGGACGACGTAGGCCATCCCCACGAGCGCCAGGAACTCCAGTCGGCTGAAGCGGTAGCCGAACATGACGGCGAGCGTTCGCTTGCCGGCCTCGGCGTCGGTCTCGCGGTCGCGGACGTTGTTCACGACGAGGATCGCCGTCGAGAGGCCCGCGGCGGGGAGGCTGGCCACCACCGCCGTCGCGAGGCCGATCTCCGAGGGGAGCCACGTCGGGAACAGGCCGGCGTCGCTGGTGGCCACCGCCTGGACGTAGTAGGTACCGGTGACGGCCACGACGCCGAAGTAGACGAACACGAACAGGTCTCCCAGTCCGCGATAGCCGTAGGGGTAGGGCCCGCCGGTGTAGAGGATCCCGGCGGCGATGCTCGTCAGGCCGACGACGAGGATCGGCACGCCACCGACCGCGACGAGGTAGACGCCGACGACCACCGCGAATCCGTACGCGGCGGCCATCGCGTACTTGACCTGTTGGGCGGGGATGAGACCGCCCGCGGTCACTCGCGTAAAGCCCTCCCGGTCGTCCGTATCTGCGCCGTTGACCGCGTCGTAGTAGTCGTTCGCGAAGTTCGTCCCGATCTGGAGGAGCAACGCCCCCGCCAGCGCTGCCAGCCACGGAAGCGGCGCGAACACGCCGTCGTGGAGTGCCAGTCCGGCCCCGACGATCACGGGTGCCGAACCGGCCGGCAACGTCTGCGGGCGGGCGGCCATCACCCAGGCTCTCCGTTTGGACACGTCCGCCGTCGCCGTACTCATTGCTCCGTATTCGGGCTGGGAGGCCCAAAGCGACTGCGGTTCGCCCGGGTCGGGAGCGACACGATCGGACGCGGCGTCGCGGTGGGACGCCCCCGTGACACGGATGTCACCCGGTAACTGCAATGTCGCCAAATCGATATATGCGGCACCGGCGTAGCTGGTAACGTGATGAAAGTAGATAACTTCACGAAACGTCGATGCAGGGTGGTCGCATGATCCCGCTTCAGTCGGAGCTCTTCGCCAGCGCCGGCAGTGGCGAGCTGTTCTTGCTCGCACGCCTCCTCTTTGGCGGCGTCCTCGCGTTCATGGGGATGAACCACTTCACGAACACGGCGGACATGGTCGGTTACGCCCAGTTCAAGGGCCTGCCGGCCCCGAAGCTCTCCGTCGTCGGTTCGGGCGGCCTGCTCCTGTTCGCGGGGGCGGGGATCGCCGTCGGCGCGTTCCCGGTGCTGTCGGGCTTCGCGCTCGGGCTGTTCTTGCTGCTGTCGGGCGTCGCGATGCACGACTTCTGGTCGATGGACGACCCCGAAGAACGGCAAAACGAGATGACGAGCTTCCTGAAGAACCTGTTCGGTGCCGGCGGCGCGTTCGCGTTCGCAGCCCTCGGTGCGATCGCCTGGCCCTACAGCGTCGGGCTGGCGCTGTTCTAGATCGCTGGCTCGCGTCGGGTGGCGAAATCGGTCACAGATGGACAGCCGACAGTATCAGTAGTGCCAGGGATAGTCGTCGAAGTCCGGGTCCCGTCCCTCGTTGAACGCGTCCCGCCCCTCCTGGGCTTCGTCGGTCATGTACGCCAGCCGCGTCGCCTCACCGGCGAACACCTGCTGGCCGACCATCCCGTCGTCGGTCGCGTTAAAGCCGTACTTCAGCATTCGCATCGCAGTCGGTGACTTACCGTTCATCCGTTCGGCCCACTCCAGTGCCGTCGCCTCCAGTTCCTCGTGGGGGACGGCCTCGTTGACCATCCCCATGTCGGCCGCCTCCGCGGCGTCGTAGGTTTTCCCGAGGAAGAACACCTCGCGCGCCTTCTTCTGGCCGACCTGCTTGGCGAGATACGCCGAGCCGAAGCCGCCGTCGAAACTCCCCACGTCGGGATCCGTCTGGAGGAACTTCGCGTGGTCGGCGCTGGCGATGGTCATGTCACAGACGACGTGCAGCGAGTGGCCGCCGCCGACGGCCCACCCCGGGACGACGGCGACGACGGGTTTGGGGATGTGGCGAATCTGGCGCTGCACTTCGAGGATGTGGAGGCGGCCGACGTTGTCGGGTGCGTCCTCGCGAGACCCATCGAGCGAGGGCTCGTCGGTCGCGTCGCTGCCGACGGCGTCCTCGCTCCCGATATCTTCGTCCGCTTTGTACTCGTAGCCAGACTCACCACGGATCGACTGGTCGCCGCCCGAGCAGAACGCCCAGCCGCCGTCTTTGGGCGAGGGGCCATTGCCCGTCAAGAGGACACAGCCCACGTCGGTCAGGCGCTTGGCGTGATCCAGCGCCGTCGAGAGTTCGTCGACCGTCTCTGGGCGGAAGGCGT
It encodes the following:
- a CDS encoding mandelate racemase/muconate lactonizing enzyme family protein — encoded protein: MTLNRFTLPLATPLSTAHGRIESREGFVVGFEHRGAVGVGEATPLPGWTESLDDCEAALTTALETYAERGHSAALLELDAATVPAARHGIATALLDADARADGVALARWFDPDAETGSVPVNATVGDESVAETTRAARAAVDDGFDCLKLKAGVRSVEDDVERVRSVRAAVGDDVTIRVDANGAWDRDSARRAFEAFAPLGVSYVEQPLPATDLDGHAALGNEAVGVAIDEGFCEHTAAEVLAADVDAVILKPMVLGGPGNAHTIAMRARESGIEPVVTTTIDAAVARAAAVHVAAAIPAVDPCGLATADALADDLTDDPAPVSDGRIAVPDGDGLGVDPEEVGW
- a CDS encoding 1,4-dihydroxy-2-naphthoate polyprenyltransferase, which codes for MSTATADVSKRRAWVMAARPQTLPAGSAPVIVGAGLALHDGVFAPLPWLAALAGALLLQIGTNFANDYYDAVNGADTDDREGFTRVTAGGLIPAQQVKYAMAAAYGFAVVVGVYLVAVGGVPILVVGLTSIAAGILYTGGPYPYGYRGLGDLFVFVYFGVVAVTGTYYVQAVATSDAGLFPTWLPSEIGLATAVVASLPAAGLSTAILVVNNVRDRETDAEAGKRTLAVMFGYRFSRLEFLALVGMAYVVPIGFALDGAFGLPALAPLLSLPLAVSVSKTVLRRTDGEALNPALERVGQTVFAHSVLFALGLALTA
- a CDS encoding DoxX family protein is translated as MIPLQSELFASAGSGELFLLARLLFGGVLAFMGMNHFTNTADMVGYAQFKGLPAPKLSVVGSGGLLLFAGAGIAVGAFPVLSGFALGLFLLLSGVAMHDFWSMDDPEERQNEMTSFLKNLFGAGGAFAFAALGAIAWPYSVGLALF
- a CDS encoding 1,4-dihydroxy-2-naphthoyl-CoA synthase — encoded protein: MVSELFDPDAWAEIDRYDFSDITYHRARETGAVRIAFDRPEVRNAFRPETVDELSTALDHAKRLTDVGCVLLTGNGPSPKDGGWAFCSGGDQSIRGESGYEYKADEDIGSEDAVGSDATDEPSLDGSREDAPDNVGRLHILEVQRQIRHIPKPVVAVVPGWAVGGGHSLHVVCDMTIASADHAKFLQTDPDVGSFDGGFGSAYLAKQVGQKKAREVFFLGKTYDAAEAADMGMVNEAVPHEELEATALEWAERMNGKSPTAMRMLKYGFNATDDGMVGQQVFAGEATRLAYMTDEAQEGRDAFNEGRDPDFDDYPWHY